In Panacibacter microcysteis, the genomic stretch AACACAAATTTGTTGTTGCCACCGGCAAAATAGATCGTCGCCTCAGTAGTGGTAATCGTCTGCCCATTTGTAAGCGTAACTACAGCGCGGAAAATGTTTGTTCCGGTATGGAGCGTGTTTGCCTCGTAAGTGTTTGCAACAACCCGAACCGGTGAAATGGTTTCTATGGTTTGCCATCCGGTAGTGCTGAACTGCTGAAAAGCAATACTGCTTACATTATAGGTAGTGCCCAGCGAAAGCTGCAACTGCGCGGTATTGTTGGTAGTAAGATCTGCCAGGAAGTTATTGATGTAGCAGCCGGTACCCTGGGTGGTGTAATCAAAAGCGTAACTTCTTACACCTTCGTAGCCATCCTGTAACAATGTTGTGATGGCTATATATGGTGATTGTGTAGCATGCAGCACAATACTGGTGTCTGTAGTAGTTGTAAATGGTTCGAGATACTTATCACCGAGCAGGTAGACCTTATAACCATTTACGTTTGGCGCTTTATTCCAGGTTATCAGCACAGAATCTGCGCAATTAAAGCCTACATCTGTTGTAAGCTGCTTCGAAAAATTGAATGTATCGGAATAGTATTGGTCGCTGCCAATCGTCATGCGTGCAATGGCTGTGGTAAACTGCGCAGGTGTGGTCCATTTTAAATAACGGTCGCTGAGGTTTACGGCAGACGCAATATTTTTCCAGGTGTTGCCTTTATCGGTACTGTAGTCAAGCACGCCGGTAGTACTGCTGGCATAACTGCTTTGCCACCTGAAAATACTGTTTTCACCACTCGTAAAATGGTCATTGGCAGCCGGAGAGATAAAGTAAAAATCGTTTTGCTCATCCCACCGGTAAACAACATAAAATTTCTGCGGGCCACGGGGTATATTGTAGCCATTGACGCGGATCGTCAAAGTGCCGTTTGCCGGGTTATCTACCGTAACCTGTTCTACTACATTCAGGCTGTCCCGTCCTTTTGTGGCTGCTTTGCGCAGCGAGTCTGCCGAAGCAGCACTGTTCAGCACCCACGGAAGAATGACGTTTTGTTTGGACTGTAGTTGCAGATCGAGGTCATTTACCAGCGCCGTAAATGCATTTGCCTGAGCAGCCGGGTCTGTCCACGTAAGTGTTACCTTCAGGTTGCGGGCATTGGCGGGCACTGTTATCGTAAAAGTTTGTGTTTGCCCATCTGCCACCGCGCCTGTAAAGTACTTGCCAGACCTGGTGTCTTCTACGGCGCGGTAAGCATTTACGTTACCGTAGCCGGAAAAATAATCAGGGCCCCTTCTGTTAATATCATCCGCACTGTTAATGATGAAAGCTTTTGTAAGCGCATTCTCCGGCAGGGAATCCTGGTGTTGCTGAGCATATGCCGATTGCACGGCCAGCACTACGCCAGATGTTATGGCTGCAGCGCCAGAGCTGCCATCATTGCCATAGGCTGCAAGATCCGGCTTTATGCGCCCGTCGTATGCAGGCCCTTTTGAACTAAGGTCAGATATTGTAAAGAATGAGTCTATTGAGCCAACAGTAAGTATATTTTTGGCCATTTTAAAACTACCGCTGATGTTGGCAAACCCTGTAATATTTTCATATGGGCTGCCTGCAAGGCTGTCTTTACTGGTGCCAATGTTACCCGCAGAAAACACGTGCAGCAATGCAGGGTTATCAACCATACTCTGGTCATAGGCAGCTGCATCTGCCGCATAAAAGTTTTCAATGCCCACGCCATAAGAGTGGTTTTGCACACTTATATTATTTGTGGCGTAGTTCTGCCCGTCTGGCAATAAAATGGCAAAATCAGATGAAGTAAGTGTACATGCATTGGTTACACCACGGCCGGTAAAAAAGGAGTTACCGGCGCCGCCGATCAATGTTGCCATTGTTGTTGCGTGGGAAGAAGTGGTTGCACTTTCCAGCCCACTTGTTTTTATTCGGTTTTTAAAGTCTATATCGCTGTAATCAAACCGGTTCTCTTTTACCGATGCGGTAAGATTTGTACCATTTATACCCGGGTAAGCCGCAAAGAGGAGGTTGGTGCTATTGGCGCTGTTATCGTAATCATTGATAACGGTTTCTTCTTTTGCGCTATTCAGCCGCATATCTACAGATTGCACATATTCATTTTCAAGCAAGGTTTGCTCTATGAAATCAATGCTGGTCTTTACCAGGAAGAGATGGTATTTTTCTATGGTACGAATAATGGTTGCCCGGCTGTTGTTTGCTGCTATCAGCGACTCAAAAGATCCCGGGTCAGATGCGCTGATAAGAAAATTGTAGCTGCCCTTCTGCAACGCCTTTTTCTTTTGCAGCAATGCCGGCGAAAGTTTCCAGTCGTTGTTTGCTGCTTCTACATGTTCCACCATCAATGGGCTGTTGCGGGTAAGCAGGGAAGCCGTCTGGTGGTCAATTATAAACCATTGTTTCGAAAGTTGTCTTTTAAAAACAGCGGCATAGCGTTTTTTAAAAGCTCCTGCGTAGCCGGCTTTTATTTTTACCAGCAAGTACTTAAATGCTTCCGGTTGTTTGCCGTTTGAAGCCATTTTGCCGGAAAAACTCAACCGGATGGCATTATCTGTGGAATCTGTCGTTTCCTGTGAAAATCCTTTAAATGTGCAGCAGATCAAAAGAAAAAAAAGCAGGCGTTTCATCTGGTTTATTTGATTATTGTAACCTGGTTGGGTAGATTAAAAGTATCAATTCTTTGCTTTACAAGGGTTTATTTTTTATGTGGCCGGCTTTTGGGCTTTGTGGCATCACCTGTTGTGTCACTCACTTCAGGGTTCCATTTTCATGGCGGCTGCAGCGTTCCGTTTTTTACCCGCGCAAAATTTATGAGCTTGGCAGAATGTGCAGTATGCTTACTTTTTGTTTTTGTGGAAAGGTGCAATAAAAATGGGGCTGGGCTAAAAAATACTAAACTCGTGCCTGCCTGAATATGAGAAGGGTACTGTTATGTAAATACCTCCTTTACCAACTTTTGTAGTGCCTTTTACTTCCAGTAGTAACTCCTTGGTAAAAAGTGAGGTAAGCGTGTTTTTGAAAAGGTTTTTCATGTTCACATTCATTTTAGAAGGCACCACAAACTCTGACTTTTTGGCAATGTGCATGGTGGTGTCGAGAATGTACTTGCCCAGGTAATTGTGCTCCACGTATACATCGCAATCTATATGCTTCAGGTCAACGCCAAAGTTGTTGGGGTTGAAGTAAACCAGGTCCATACTAATGGAGGAGTTCTGAAAACCCAGGCTGTCAATCTTAAAATTTCGCAGGTCGCGGTATTCAAAGCTTTGTGGCTTTTTACAACTGGCAAATGCCAGGAGCAACAATAGGATGGGGGCAAAAATTTTCATGCAACGATTTACGTGCAAAATAATCAGAAAGATTAAAAGCGGTGAAAAACAAATGGTTATTAACTTAGTTTTATGCGCGTTTTTTTTGCTACAAAATTTAGGAAAGCAAAAAATGCCGGTCAAAAAACATAGCCTAATTTTTTTAGTATATAAAATATTAATCTAAAACATTTATTTTCAATTTATTATAGTGGTTTATTACATATTTAAACGGATTTAAATTTTGTTGTTGAGGAAGAATTTGGCTTGTAGTAAAAGTTTTAAACATGCATAAAATTTCGAATTTGAAAAAGTTTTTAATTATTGAAAATCAATATTTTCCAACGGTTAATTGGTATAAAGCTTCGTTTTCCAGGCAATATATAATTCTTTCCAGATGCGAACGCTTTCAAAAAATGACTTTTCGCAACAGAACGGTGATTTGTGGCGCGAATGGATTGATCAACCTCTCTGTGCCTGTAGAGCAAGGACGGGATCAGAAGTTGCCTTTTGGGGAAGTGAGGATCAGTTACCGGGATAACTGGCAAATGAATCATTGGAGGGGAATTGTGTCCTGCTATGGCAAATCCCCGTTTTTCGAATTTTACCGCAGCGACATGGAGAAGCTTTTTTCCAGGCGTTATGCATTTCTTTTTGACATGAACCTCGAGATTATAGGTTGGCTCAATAAAATGCTTCAGTTGCCCGCACAAATTCAGGTGGAGGAAAACTTTGTTGAAAACCCGGATGCTGACAATATGACAAATAATTGGTTGCCTAAAAACTTCCAGGCCCTGGGTCCATTGGTAACATATACCCAGGTTTTTGAAGACCGGATCGGTTTTCAAACAAACGTTAGTATCATGGATTTGCTGTTTAATACCGGTCCGGCAGCAGGAAAATTATTGCGGTAACGGTTTAAAATGTTCGTCTGCATACAGCGGGCAAACTATGCGCGAAGCTGGTATTTTTAAAAGCTACGCTAAGGTCTTCGCATTTGCTCAATCGGTTTGTTGCAGTTGAAGAGTGCGACGCAACAGCAGCTTAATAGCATTGTTGCAGCCGGGTTCAAAATATCTTTCCCCAAAAAATATATCTATGTTTTTGAATAACATGAAATTGTAATTTTAGCGTACCATGGTCCGAACCGCTTTAACTGTATTGCTGATTGCCACGTGTTGTTTTGCCGGTGCGCAGCAGCGCCCGTATTACACCCAATACGTACTTAATAATTATATACTTAACCCCGCCGTTGCAGGTATTGAAAATTACTGGGATATAAAAGCCAGCCACCGTCACCAGTGGGTGGGTATAAACGGCGCACCTGTTACAACATATTTTACCCTGCAGGGGCCGCTTTCGCGCAATAGTTCGGGCCGGCAAACAGCCACAACCGTGCGCACACCCGGGGAAAACCCCCGTGGCCATGTTTTTATGGAAGAGTACCAGTCGACAGACCCGCATCATGGCGTTGGGCTGACCGTGCTTAATGACAGGACCGGGCCCATCAACCGTTTTTCTTTACAAGGCACTTACGCATATCATATACCGTTGAATGATCGTATAAGCCTCGGTGGAGGTTTATCGCTCGGTATACAGAATGTTACGCTAAGAACCAACGAATTGGATTTTGGCGAAGCTTACACGGTAGATCCTGTTGTTGCCGGCAGTGCATATATCAACAACATCAGACCGGATATCAGCCTCGGTATTATGGCCTATAGCGCAAAATGGTTTGCAGGGCTTGGTGTGCAGCAGGTGGTACCATCGAGAATTAGTTTCAATGATGGTAAACTTACTGGTGACAGTGTAACATTGCTGAATAACAAGCTTGTACCGCACCTATTTTTACAGGCAGGCTACCGTATACTGCTGGGCGAAGATTTTAGCTTATTGCCTTCCATAACAGCCAAATATGTAAATCCTGTACCACTAAGTTTTGACATCAATATAAAACTGCAATACCGCGATCTTATCTGGGCTGGCGTTTCAGCAAGGCCGGATGATGGCTTCGCAGGCATGTTGGGTGTAAACTTAAACAGCAGCATTAATATTGGTTATTCTTACGATTATACAACAACGCTGCTTAATACGGTTAGCAAAGGAACACATGAAATTGTAGTAGGCTTCCTGCTGGGCAATAAATATGGTGACTGGTGCCCTAGAAATGTCTGGTAATAACAATTTCCGAAAACTGAAAGTCCAGGTGAGTGTATAAAACAAAAAATCCTGCAGGGCAGGATTTTTAGATTAGGTTAACAATCTAAAAAATTTTTACGAGGGAGAAAAACTGTGGTTCTTTTGGATAAATTGGATATTAAAACGGTGGATTTTGAAAACAAATAATGTTAATCAAATCACAATGTAAATGTAGATAAATGTATTTTTCACACATAACAAGAAAAGACTAACTGATATCCTTAATGGACACGGCATGCCTTTTTTGGACATTTTTAATAGATAGGTGATTTTTTAATCTATTTAAGCAGATCCGGACGTTTGGTGCTGGTTAACCTGTATGCCTCTTCGTAGCGCCAGTCATCGATGAGTTTAGGATTACCCGAAAGTAATACAGGCGGCACTTTCCAGCCCCGGAAGTCTTCCGGTCTTGTGTAAACGGGCGGCGCAAGCATATTATCCTGGAAAGAATCAAACAAAGCAGAGGTTTCATCATTCAACACACCGGGAAGCAGCCGTCCTATGCTGTCAACGATTACGGCTGCTGCAAGTTCTCCGCCACTGAGCACGTAATCACCAATGGACAATTCCTTTGTAACATAATGATCCCTGATACGCTGGTCGATTCCTTTATAATGCCCGCATATAATAATGAGATTGTCTTTGAGCGATAGCTGGTTGGCGATGCCCTGGTTTAGCGTAGTGCCGTCCGGCGTTACATAAATGATCTCATCGTAAGAGCGCTCACTTTTCAGTTGTTCAATCGCTTTTGCAAGTGGCTCACACATCATTACCATACCGGCGCCGCCACCATACTGGTAGTCGTCAACCTGCCCGTAAGCATTGACAGCCCATTGGCGTAAATTATGCAGGCAGACCTCCAGTAAACCTTTCTCCTTTGCCCTTTTCATGATGCTGTGGTCTAGCGGGCTTTCCAGTAATTCCGGCAATACAGTTATTATATCTATTCTCATATTGTGTTATTCGTTTTCGAGGAAATCGCCCAGGTCCCTGCGCTGTTTTTTCGTAGGACGACCAATTTTACTAAGCCTCTTACCTGTATGAAAAGTTGCAGCCTGGAAGTTTAGTCGTTCCAGTTCTTCTGCCGGTGTAATATCAACATAAAATTTGATGGCTTCTGTATAAGCAACCCGGTTATGTAACAAAGCAGTAACACGAATAACCCATTTACGCGCTTCTGTTTTTACTTCGTATTCTTCGCCAACATTCACCGTTTTGGAAGCTTTCGCAGTATTGCCCAGCCACTTTACTTTGCCTTTGTCGCATGCATCTGCCGCCTGGCTGCGTGTTTTAAACAGTCGTATAGACCACAGGTATTTATCAATCCGCAGCTTTTCTTTCTGTTCTGTCATACACCAAAATTATAAATA encodes the following:
- the trmD gene encoding tRNA (guanosine(37)-N1)-methyltransferase TrmD, yielding MRIDIITVLPELLESPLDHSIMKRAKEKGLLEVCLHNLRQWAVNAYGQVDDYQYGGGAGMVMMCEPLAKAIEQLKSERSYDEIIYVTPDGTTLNQGIANQLSLKDNLIIICGHYKGIDQRIRDHYVTKELSIGDYVLSGGELAAAVIVDSIGRLLPGVLNDETSALFDSFQDNMLAPPVYTRPEDFRGWKVPPVLLSGNPKLIDDWRYEEAYRLTSTKRPDLLK
- a CDS encoding S8 family peptidase, whose protein sequence is MKRLLFFLLICCTFKGFSQETTDSTDNAIRLSFSGKMASNGKQPEAFKYLLVKIKAGYAGAFKKRYAAVFKRQLSKQWFIIDHQTASLLTRNSPLMVEHVEAANNDWKLSPALLQKKKALQKGSYNFLISASDPGSFESLIAANNSRATIIRTIEKYHLFLVKTSIDFIEQTLLENEYVQSVDMRLNSAKEETVINDYDNSANSTNLLFAAYPGINGTNLTASVKENRFDYSDIDFKNRIKTSGLESATTSSHATTMATLIGGAGNSFFTGRGVTNACTLTSSDFAILLPDGQNYATNNISVQNHSYGVGIENFYAADAAAYDQSMVDNPALLHVFSAGNIGTSKDSLAGSPYENITGFANISGSFKMAKNILTVGSIDSFFTISDLSSKGPAYDGRIKPDLAAYGNDGSSGAAAITSGVVLAVQSAYAQQHQDSLPENALTKAFIINSADDINRRGPDYFSGYGNVNAYRAVEDTRSGKYFTGAVADGQTQTFTITVPANARNLKVTLTWTDPAAQANAFTALVNDLDLQLQSKQNVILPWVLNSAASADSLRKAATKGRDSLNVVEQVTVDNPANGTLTIRVNGYNIPRGPQKFYVVYRWDEQNDFYFISPAANDHFTSGENSIFRWQSSYASSTTGVLDYSTDKGNTWKNIASAVNLSDRYLKWTTPAQFTTAIARMTIGSDQYYSDTFNFSKQLTTDVGFNCADSVLITWNKAPNVNGYKVYLLGDKYLEPFTTTTDTSIVLHATQSPYIAITTLLQDGYEGVRSYAFDYTTQGTGCYINNFLADLTTNNTAQLQLSLGTTYNVSSIAFQQFSTTGWQTIETISPVRVVANTYEANTLHTGTNIFRAVVTLTNGQTITTTEATIYFAGGNNKFVFYPNPVPRNGSFTIVTDNFYTNTLMLFDATGRKVLQQNFNTTRTDIPVSRLARGVYMAIIYTEGVKTYSGKILVN
- a CDS encoding LEA type 2 family protein, yielding MKIFAPILLLLLAFASCKKPQSFEYRDLRNFKIDSLGFQNSSISMDLVYFNPNNFGVDLKHIDCDVYVEHNYLGKYILDTTMHIAKKSEFVVPSKMNVNMKNLFKNTLTSLFTKELLLEVKGTTKVGKGGIYITVPFSYSGRHEFSIF
- a CDS encoding WbqC family protein codes for the protein MKKFLIIENQYFPTVNWYKASFSRQYIILSRCERFQKMTFRNRTVICGANGLINLSVPVEQGRDQKLPFGEVRISYRDNWQMNHWRGIVSCYGKSPFFEFYRSDMEKLFSRRYAFLFDMNLEIIGWLNKMLQLPAQIQVEENFVENPDADNMTNNWLPKNFQALGPLVTYTQVFEDRIGFQTNVSIMDLLFNTGPAAGKLLR
- a CDS encoding PorP/SprF family type IX secretion system membrane protein yields the protein MVRTALTVLLIATCCFAGAQQRPYYTQYVLNNYILNPAVAGIENYWDIKASHRHQWVGINGAPVTTYFTLQGPLSRNSSGRQTATTVRTPGENPRGHVFMEEYQSTDPHHGVGLTVLNDRTGPINRFSLQGTYAYHIPLNDRISLGGGLSLGIQNVTLRTNELDFGEAYTVDPVVAGSAYINNIRPDISLGIMAYSAKWFAGLGVQQVVPSRISFNDGKLTGDSVTLLNNKLVPHLFLQAGYRILLGEDFSLLPSITAKYVNPVPLSFDINIKLQYRDLIWAGVSARPDDGFAGMLGVNLNSSINIGYSYDYTTTLLNTVSKGTHEIVVGFLLGNKYGDWCPRNVW
- a CDS encoding RNA-binding S4 domain-containing protein; this translates as MTEQKEKLRIDKYLWSIRLFKTRSQAADACDKGKVKWLGNTAKASKTVNVGEEYEVKTEARKWVIRVTALLHNRVAYTEAIKFYVDITPAEELERLNFQAATFHTGKRLSKIGRPTKKQRRDLGDFLENE